A segment of the Echinicola strongylocentroti genome:
TTGGCCACTTTTTCCATTTTCCATACGTCGAAGGCCTCATCCAACACCAACAGCCCCATTTCATCACATAATTCCAGCAGTTCCCTTGAAGGAGGATTATGGCTCGTCCTGATGGCATTTACTCCCATTGATTTCATGATCTGGAGTTTTCGTTCATCAGCCCTACGGTAAACCGCCGCTCCCAAGGCTCCATTGTCATGGTGCAGGCAGACACCGTTAAACCTTACTTTCCTTCCATTAAGGTAGAATGCATCTTTGTCAAATTTGATGGTCCGTATGCCGAAAGCAGTGCTGTATTCATCCATCACACGGCCGTTTTTATCCAGCACCGTAGTGATGGCTTTATAAAGATGGGGAGTAGCTAAATCCCACCTTTCCGGTGATGGAATATCAGCATATACCGCGGAGGATCCGGATGAATTTGCTGCGATGGTCACTTCCTCACTTACTTCCCCCACTTGATTTCCACTGGGATCAAAATAGGTCTGTTTCACGACTACTTCGGCAGGATCGCCAGAATCATTTTGGATAACCGTTTCATGCTGTACTACTGCTTTTTTATCAGTTACTGTAGGAGTGGTGATGTAGGTACCCCACTGTCCCACGTGGATTTTTTCGTCTACCTTTAGCCATACGGAGCGGTATATGCCAGCTCCGGGATACCATCTGGATGACAAGTCTTCTGGGCTTAGCCTGACTGCGATGACATTATCACTTCCATCATATTTCAGGTATTTGCTGATATCAAATTCAAAACCGATATAGCCAAAAGGACGATTACCGACCAATTCGCCATTAACCCAAACATGGGCATTGTACATAGCTCCTTCAAACTCCAGCCTTACCGCTTTGCCCTTGGATGCTTCCGGCATGGAAAAGTGCTTTCTATACCAACCAGTACCGTGAAAGGGCAATCCTCCGGCACGTGCATTGTACTGTTCATCAAATGGCCCTTCTATCGCCCAGTCATGGGGCAAATCCAACTTTCTCCACTCGTCATCATCAAAATCTGCTCGGGAGGCAGTTGCTGCATTGCCTTTATAAAACTTCCAATCTTTATTAAACAAAATATCCTTCGCCTGAAGGCGGTCCAACATAAAAAAGCTCAGAATAAAACTAAGTAGAGCTGTAGTAAATAGGTATTTCATAGTGATAAGGTTATATTGAAAAATGCAGACAGTCCAAAGGGCCTGCCCGCACTTTTGCTGAGGTAAAATAAGGTGGTTTGGTTTTCCACACGCTTAATTTTTTATCGAAAGCTAAAGCCTATCCTCCGTAAAACAGTCTCTGGAAAGTCACGCAGATAGGTCGGTCCCTGCATCAGGTTTAGGGCGCATCGTTCAGCTTCCAAGTTCTGATCCACTCATATTGGGTTTTCCTGTCGGAAACCGGTGCGCTGGCAACTGCCCCACCATTTGCTGGTACCGGATTCCAATCATACGTTTCTATGGCCATTTGCAAAAAGGCGGGCATGTCCCAGTCCACTTCTGGATGTATTGAATACACGTATTTCCCATCCAAAAAAAACTGGATTTCATCTTTGGACTTCCACCAAGCAGCATAAACGAAATACCTTTGGTGGTTTTCGGTAAAGGGCTTGACAGAATTCTGCAACTGTAACTTGTCCACACAGGTCGTCTGTCTATGAATGCAGTTGGAATGGAATATCCGGTCCCAGCCAGTGGCCCACTGGTCTGCATCTGGGCTGACCACTCCCACGCACTCCTGAATATCCAGCTCGAGCTTTTTATGGCAGTCATATTTGGTCATCAACCAAAACGTCGAAGACATCTCCGTCTTGTTGGCTTTCATTTTGGTTTCATAATACCAGCCCACCTGCCCGGGGTTTTTGGACCGAACGATGGCTCCTTTGTACTTAAATTCTTTACCGTTGATAGTTTGGGGCTGATCGAGCACCCCAACGGTCACCGTCATCTTCCCATTTTCAATAGAGACATTTTCTGGCTGGAACAGCCCAGGAGGCCTGCCTATCCAGTTCCATCCATTACCGACTGGCTCTAATTGCCATTTGGCGGTATCAATAGTGGCGGTCGAAAATTCGTCAGACATGTTGTCCACTGACTCCCACACTTTGCCAGAAGGGGTAATGTCTTCCCCTGACTGAAAATATGGCCCAGTGGCCATGGTCATGCTAACGACATCCTCTTCGTTGTCATGACCGTGCATTTCCTCCCCTGTAGAGGTACAGCCTACCAAACTTCCAATAATGGATGCCGAAAAAACGAAAGAAAGGATAGATTTGACCCGTCCACCGAAGACGGGTACACCAATGGGTAGTTTAATAGTGTTTTCCATGTTGTTT
Coding sequences within it:
- a CDS encoding LamG domain-containing protein; the encoded protein is MENTIKLPIGVPVFGGRVKSILSFVFSASIIGSLVGCTSTGEEMHGHDNEEDVVSMTMATGPYFQSGEDITPSGKVWESVDNMSDEFSTATIDTAKWQLEPVGNGWNWIGRPPGLFQPENVSIENGKMTVTVGVLDQPQTINGKEFKYKGAIVRSKNPGQVGWYYETKMKANKTEMSSTFWLMTKYDCHKKLELDIQECVGVVSPDADQWATGWDRIFHSNCIHRQTTCVDKLQLQNSVKPFTENHQRYFVYAAWWKSKDEIQFFLDGKYVYSIHPEVDWDMPAFLQMAIETYDWNPVPANGGAVASAPVSDRKTQYEWIRTWKLNDAP